Proteins from one Panicum virgatum strain AP13 chromosome 7K, P.virgatum_v5, whole genome shotgun sequence genomic window:
- the LOC120639706 gene encoding LRR receptor-like serine/threonine-protein kinase RGI1, translated as MRLPLPLPSPSPMRRRHLLLPLPLLLIYLLLLAASSPSAAAAGSSEVAFLTSWLNTTAARPPDWSLAAASPCNWSHISCDGAGAGVTSVSFQSVHLAVPVPAGLCAALPGLVSFVVSEANLTGGVPDDLWRCRRLAVLDISGNALTGLIPPSLGNASAMETLALNSNQLSGPIPPELAGLAPTLRNLHLFDNRLSGELPPSLGELRLLESLRSGGNHDLAGPIPDSLSKLSNLVVLGLADTKISGPLPPSLGQLQSLETLSIYTTALSGAIPPELGNCSNLTNIYLYENSLSGPLPPSLGALTQLQKLLLWQNALTGPIPESLGNLTSLVSLDLSINSISGTIPASLGRLPALQDLMLSDNNLTGTIPPSLANATSLVQLQVDTNEISGLIPPELGRLSGLQVFFAWQNQLDGAIPATLASLANLQALDLSHNHLTGIIPPGLFLLRNLTKLLLLSNDLSGQLPPEIGKAASLVRLRLGGNRIAGSIPASVSGMKSINFLDLGSNRLAGPVPAELGNCLQLQMLDLSNNSLSGPLPESLAAVHGLQELDVSHNRLTGAVPDAFGNLEALSRLVLCGNSLSGPIPPVLGRCRNLELLDLSDNDLTGNIPDELCNIDGLDIALNLSRNGLTGPIPAKISALSKLSVLDLSYNALDGSLAPLAGLDNLVTLNVSSNNFSGYLPDTKLFRQLSASSLAGNAGLCTRGGDVCFVSVDASGRPVTSTAEEAQRVHHLKLAIALLVTATVVMVLGMIGILRARRMGGFGGSGQSGGGGGGGNDSESGGELSWPWQFTPFQKLSFSVDQVVRNLVDGNVIGKGCSGVVYRVSLDTGEVIAVKKLWPASSHAAACKDDGTSGHVRDSFSAEVRTLGTIRHKNIVRFLGCCWNKTTRLLMYDYMANGSLGAVLHERRGGGGAQLEWDVRYRIVLGAAQGLAYLHHDCVPPIVHRDIKANNILISLDFEAYIADFGLAKLVEDGDFGRSSNTVAGSYGYIAPEYGYMMKITEKSDVYSYGVVVLEVLTGKQPIDPTIPDGLHVVDWVRRRSRDRAAVLDPALRGRSAAEVEEMLQVMGVALLCVSPTPDDRPTMKDVAAMLREIRLEREDVANVDVLLKGGSSPPPHHAAAAATATAAKLASSRQGPSNSNSCSSSSFSAIYSSSNKAKSPFG; from the exons ATGCGGCTGCCGTTGCCATTGCCGTCGCCAAgccccatgcgccgccgccacctcctcctcccccttcccctcctcttaatctacctcctcctcctcgccgcctcttccccctctgctgctgccgcggGCTCGTCAGAGGTCGCCTTCCTGACGTCCTGGCTCAacaccacggcggcgcggccgcccgACTGGTCGCTGGCCGCGGCTTCCCCGTGCAACTGGTCCCACATCTCctgcgacggcgccggcgccggcgtcacGTCCGTGTCCTTCCAGTCCGTGCACCTCGCGGTCCCGGTCCCGGCGGGCCTCTGCGCCGCGCTTCCCGGGCTCGTGTCGTTCGTGGTCTCCGAAGCCaacctgaccggcggcgtccccgACGACCTGTGGCggtgccgccgcctcgccgtgctTGACATCAGCGGCAACGCGCTCACCGGCCTCATCCCGCCGTCGCTCGGCAACGCCTCGGCGATGGAGACGCTGGCGCTCAACTCCAACCAGCTGTCCGGCCCCATCCCTccggagctcgccggcctcgCGCCGACGCTCAGGAACCTCCACCTGTTCGACAACCgcctctccggcgagctcccgccGTCGCTCGGCGAGCTGCGGCTGCTCGAGTCGCTGCGCTCCGGCGGAAACCACGACCTGGCGGGGCCGATCCCGGACTCCTTGTCCAAGCTCTCCAACCTCGTCGTGCTCGGCCTCGCCGACACCAAGATCTCCGGCCCGCTCCCGCCGTCGCTCGGCCAGCTCCAGAGCCTCGAGACGCTATCCATCTACACCACGGCGCTTTCCGGCGCCATCCCGCCGGAGCTCGGCAACTGCTCCAACCTCACCAACATCTACCTCTACGAGAACTCGCTCTCCGGCCCACTGCCGCCGTCGCTCGGCGCCCTGACGCAGCTGCAGAAGCTGCTGCTCTGGCAGAACGCGCTCACCGGCCCCATCCCGGAGTCCCTCGGAAACCTCACGTCGCTGGTGTCGCTCGACCTCTCCATCAACTCCATCTCCGGCACCATCCCGGCGTCGCTCGGCCGGCTGCCGGCGCTGCAGGATCTCATGCTCAGCGACAACAACCTCACCGGCACCATCCCGCCGTCGCTCGCCAACGCCACGTCGCTGGTCCAGCTGCAGGTCGACACCAACGAGATCTCCGGCCTCATCCCGCCCGAGCTCGGCCGCCTCTCCGGGCTGCAGGTCTTCTTCGCGTGGCAGAACCAGCTCGACGGCGCCATCCCGGCGACGCTCGCTTCCCTTGCCAACCTCCAGGCGCTCGACCTCTCGCACAACCACCTCACCGGCATCATACCGCCGGGGCTCTTCCTGCTCCGCAACCTCACCAAGCTGCTCCTCCTCTCCAACGACCTCTCCGGGCAGCTGCCGCCGGAGATCGGCAAGGCAGCCAGCCTCGTGCGGCTGCGGCTCGGCGGCAACCGCATTGCGGGGTCGATACCCGCGTCCGTGTCCGGCATGAAGAGCATCAACTTCCTCGACCTCGGAAGCAACCGGCTCGCCGGGCCGGTGCCGGCCGAGCTCGGTAACTGCTTGCAGCTCCAGATGCTTGACCTGAGCAATAATTCGCTCTCCGGGCCACTGCCGGAGTCACTCGCCGCCGTGCACGGCctgcaggagctcgacgtctcgCACAATCGGCTCACCGGCGCCGTGCCCGACGCGTTCGGGAACCTGGAGGCATTGAGCAGGCTGGTGCTCTGCGGCAACTCGCTGTCCGGGCCGATACCGCCGGTGCTCGGGCGGTGCCGCAACCTCGAGCTCCTGGACCTGAGCGACAACGACCTCACTGGAAACATCCCCGACGAGCTCTGCAACATCGACGGGCTCGACATTGCTCTGAATCTGAGCCGGAACGGCCTCACGGGGCCGATCCCGGCGAAGATATCGGCGCTGAGCAAGCTCTCGGTGCTGGACCTGTCGTACAACGCGCTCGACGGCAGcctcgcgccgctcgccgggttGGACAACCTCGTGACGCTCAACGTGTCCAGCAACAACTTCTCCGGGTACCTCCCCGACACGAAGCTCTTCCGGCAGCTGTCGGCGTCCAGCCTCGCTGGCAACGCGGGGCTCTGCACCAGAGGCGGGGACGTCTGCTTCGTGAGCGTCGACGCCAGCGGGCGCCCGGTGACGAGCACCGCCGAGGAGGCGCAGCGCGTGCACCACCTGAAGCTGGCCATCGCGCTGCTGGTGACCGCGACGGTGGTGATGGTGCTCGGCATGATCGGCATACTGCGAGCGCGGCGGATGGGCGGCTTCGGCGGCAGCgggcagagcggcggcggcggcggtggcgggaacgactcggagagcggcggcgagctgtcGTGGCCGTGGCAGTTCACGCCGTTCCAGAAGCTGAGCTTCTCGGTGGACCAGGTGGTGAGGAACCTGGTGGACGGCAACGTCATCGGCAAGGGCTGCTCCGGCGTGGTGTACCGCGTGAGCCTCGACACCGGCGAGGTGATCGCCGTGAAGAAGCTGTGGCCGGCCAGCAGCCACGCGGCGGCGTGCAAGGACGACGGCACGAGCGGCCACGTCCGGGACTCGTTCTCGGCGGAGGTGCGCACGCTGGGCACCATCCGGCACAAGAACATCGTCCGCTTCCTGGGGTGCTGCTGGAACAAGACCACCCGGCTGCTCATGTACGACTACATGGCCAACGGCAGCCTCGGCGCGGTGCTCCAcgagcgacgcggcggcggcggcgcccagctgGAGTGGGACGTCCGGTACCGCATCGTGCTCGGCGCTGCGCAGGGGCTCGCGTACCTGCACCACGACTGCGTGCCGCCGATCGTGCACCGGGACATCAAGGCCAACAACATCCTCATCAGCCTTGACTTCGAGGCCTACATCGCCGACTTCGGCCTCGCCAAGCTCGTCGAGGACGGCGACTTCGGCCGGTCGTCCAACACCGTCGCCGGCTCCTACGGCTACATCGCCCCTG AGTACGGGTACATGATGAAGATCACGGAGAAGAGCGACGTGTACAGCTACGGCGTGGTGGTGCTGGAGGTGCTGACGGGGAAGCAGCCGATCGACCCCACGATCCCGGACGGCCTGCACGTCGTGGactgggtgcggcggcgcagcagggaccgcgccgccgtgctggaCCCGGCGCTGCGGGGCCGCTCAGCCGCCGAGGTGGAGGAGATGCTGCAGGTGATGGGCGTCGCGCTGCTGTGCGTCAGCCCGACGCCCGACGACCGCCCGACGATGAAGGACGTGGCGGCGATGCTTAGGGAGATCCGCCTGGAGCGCGAGGACGTGGCCAACGTCGACGTCCTCCTCAAGGGCGGCTCGTCGCCTCCGCCccaccatgccgccgccgcggcgacggcgacggcagccAAGTTGGCGTCGTCCCGGCAGGGCCCGAGCAACAGcaacagctgcagcagcagcagcttctccGCCATCTACTCCTCGTCCAACAAGGCCAAGTCACCCTTTGGCTGA